A single window of Acidimicrobiales bacterium DNA harbors:
- a CDS encoding NAD-dependent epimerase/dehydratase family protein: MGKRVLITGLGSFWGGRMAQALEADPHVEHIIGLDVTEPQVPLERTEYVRADQGYSILSRIVKATQVDTIVHTFLVVDSTRMSGRALHETNVIGTMNLLAAAGAEESSVRHIIVKSSTLVYGSSREDPAWFRESMSRVHPPRNRVERSLTEVEDYLRDFADDNPHVVVTLLRFTNVLGTDIVTPISQALERRVAPAILGFDPLMQFVEEDDVIRCLKFVFDRHLPGVYNVAGDGRIPWSEVAHICEARVVPALPPVLTGMVADALAAARVMDLPPELLDLLRYGRGVDNRKLKQAGFRYNYTSAGSVESFARARRLRRTIGESRPAYRYERDVEQFFRRSPAVVDRQEA; encoded by the coding sequence GTGGGCAAGCGCGTCCTGATCACGGGTCTGGGCAGCTTCTGGGGCGGCCGCATGGCCCAGGCCCTGGAGGCGGACCCGCACGTCGAGCACATCATCGGCCTCGACGTCACCGAGCCCCAGGTGCCCCTCGAGCGCACCGAGTACGTGCGCGCCGACCAGGGCTACTCGATCCTCTCCCGGATCGTGAAGGCCACCCAGGTGGACACCATCGTGCACACCTTCCTGGTCGTGGACTCGACGCGCATGAGCGGGCGGGCCCTGCACGAGACCAACGTCATCGGGACCATGAACCTGCTGGCCGCCGCCGGCGCCGAGGAGAGTTCGGTCCGCCACATCATCGTGAAGTCGTCCACCCTGGTGTACGGCTCCAGCCGGGAGGACCCCGCCTGGTTCCGTGAGTCGATGAGCCGGGTGCACCCGCCCCGCAACCGGGTGGAGCGGTCGCTCACCGAGGTGGAGGACTACCTGCGCGACTTCGCCGACGACAACCCACATGTGGTCGTCACCCTGCTGCGCTTCACCAATGTGCTGGGAACCGACATCGTCACCCCGATCTCCCAGGCCCTCGAGCGGCGGGTCGCGCCGGCCATCCTCGGCTTCGATCCTCTCATGCAGTTCGTCGAGGAGGACGACGTCATCCGCTGCCTCAAGTTCGTGTTCGACCGCCACCTCCCCGGCGTCTACAACGTGGCCGGGGACGGGCGCATCCCGTGGAGCGAGGTGGCCCACATCTGCGAGGCGCGCGTGGTGCCGGCCCTGCCACCCGTGCTCACCGGCATGGTGGCCGACGCCCTGGCGGCGGCGCGGGTGATGGACCTGCCCCCCGAGCTCCTCGACCTGCTCCGCTACGGGCGGGGCGTCGACAACCGCAAGCTCAAGCAGGCCGGGTTCCGGTACAACTACACGTCGGCCGGCTCGGTGGAGTCCTTCGCCCGGGCCCGGCGGCTGCGCCGCACCATCGGCGAGAGCCGCCCCGCCTACCGCTACGAACGCGACGTCGAGCAGTTCTTCCGCCGCTCCCCGGCCGTCGTCGACAGGCAGGAGGCCTGA